The following proteins are co-located in the Melanotaenia boesemani isolate fMelBoe1 chromosome 5, fMelBoe1.pri, whole genome shotgun sequence genome:
- the zgc:194930 gene encoding uncharacterized protein zgc:194930: MGCRCCRMIKSYIYDPSVAVDVRKSDSAGSSFYQPHHRTGGDPSRDPHSGHNKQKQGFHNMGYSKSNDSTLKLEFDNNQVNHKLHAAPSLAKELHQQQGPPSAEGALYIIQPQAQLVEKSPSQVPVYPNIQEYENQRGYGEQNHGTGNGWDSSITTSKIGGKSQSVDEIDEGVGGTPEYPCDTGDEGSILSVDIHTSTTSLSSAGTRDELQKTPDVSTKESGISVSKSEDEEDLSKEEVQSVTDSMVAEALAALEAATAGEDFE, from the exons ATGGGGTGCCGATGCTGCCGGATGATAAAAAG CTACATATATGATCCTTCTGTGGCTGTGGATGTGAGGAAGAGTGACTCTGCCGGCAGCTCCTTCTACCAGCCCCACCACCGCACCGGCGGCGATCCCAGCCGTGACCCACACAGCGGCCACAACAAGCAGAAGCAGGGCTTCCACAACATGGGCTACAGCAAGTCCAACGACAGCACGCTGAAACTGGAGTTTGACAACAACCAGGTCAACCACAAGCTCCACGCTGCACCATCACTTGCAAAGGAGCTGCACCAGCAACAGGGTCCTCCATCTGCAGAGGGGGCGCTGTACATCATCCAGCCACAAGCACAATTGGTGGAAAAAAGTCCGAGCCAGGTGCCTGTGTACCCCAACATACAGGAGTATGAAAATCAGAGGGGTTACGGCGAGCAGAACCATGGAACAGGAAATGGGTGGGACAGTTCCATCACTACGAGTAAGATCGGAGGTAAAAGCCAGTCAGTGGACGAGATAGATGAGGGTGTGGGAGGGACACCAGAGTACCCTTGTGACACAGGAGATGAGGGTAGCATCTTGTCTGTGGACATTCATACCAGCACCACCAGCTTGTCTTCAGCTGGCACACGAGACGAACTGCAAAAGACTCCGGACGTTTCCACCAAAGAGAGCGGGATCTCTGTGTCGAAGAGCGAGGACGAGGAGGACCTGAGTAAGGAGGAAGTGCAGAGCGTCACAGACTCAATGGTGGCGGAGGCTCTGGCCGCTTTGGAGGCTGCCACTGCTGGGGAGGACTTCGAGTGA